Proteins co-encoded in one Periophthalmus magnuspinnatus isolate fPerMag1 chromosome 20, fPerMag1.2.pri, whole genome shotgun sequence genomic window:
- the ssr1 gene encoding translocon-associated protein subunit alpha has protein sequence MKRPENALKMWRFGPKLLLLVLLAFPATLLVRNPLVSAQDLTEDEEAEHMDEDVVDDVTDDVTADEEDDEAEVEDDENAELAEDKEDEEEEALVGEMKASPNADTTILFVKGEDFPANDIVKFLLGFTNKGTENFIVESLDASFRYPQDYQFFIQNFTALQLNTVVPPSRQATFEYSFIPAEPMGGRPFGLVVNLNYKDSNGNVFQDAVFNQTVTITEKEDGLDGETIFMYVFLSGLGLLVVVGLHQLLESRKRRRPAPKVEMGTSTHNDVDLSWIPQETLNQINKASPRRSPRKRNQKRSAGSDE, from the exons ATGAAACGCCCTGAAAACGCACTGAAAATGTGGAGATTTGGGCCCAAAttgctgctgctggtgctgcTGGCCTTCCCGGCGACGCTTCTGGTCCGAA ACCCGTTGGTGTCGGCCCAGGACCTGACTGAGGATGAAGAGGCTGAACACATGGATGAAGACGTGGTTGATGATgtcactgatgatgtcacagcgGATGAGGAAGATGACGAGGCGGAAGTGGAGGATGATGAAAACGCAGAGCTG gcAGAAGAcaaggaagatgaggaggaagaggcttTAGTCGGGGAGATGAAGGCTTCTCCAAATGCAGACACCACCATCCTCTTCGTCAAAGGAGAAG ATTTTCCTGCCAACGACATTGTGAAGTTTCTACTCGGTTTCACAAACAAAGGGACAGAAAATTTCATTGTGGAGTCTCTGGACGCATCATTCCGTTATCCTCAG GATTATCAGTTCTTCATTCAGAACTTCACGGCTCTTCAGTTGAACACGGTGGTCCCTCCGAGCCGTCAGGCCACATTCGAGTACTCGTTTATCCCCGCAGAGCCCATGGGGGGGCGCCCTTTTGGTCTGGTGGTCAACCTCAACTACAAGGACAGCAAC ggaAACGTGTTTCAGGACGCAGTGTTTAACCAAACTGTGACCATCACCGAGAAGGAGGACGGACTCGACGGAGAGAC GATCTTCATGTACGTGTTCCTGTCGGGTTTGGGGTTGTTGGTGGTCGTTGGGCTGCATCAGCTGCTCGAGTCCAGAAAG AGGAGGCGTCCTGCTCCTAAAGTGGAAATGGGAACGTCAACTCACAATGATGTTGACTTGAGCTGGATCCCCCAAGAGACCCTCAACCAGATCA aCAAAGCTTCTCCAAGACGATCACCGCGGAAACGAAACCAGAAGCGCTCAGCGGGCTCAGATGAGTGA